One Fundidesulfovibrio terrae genomic window carries:
- a CDS encoding peroxiredoxin has product MSHEYEHHHGHHHHHDGGECCCQETAKVGKPVENFTMETYDPAEGFFGEVSLEKIKADKKWTVLVFYPADFTFVCPTELADLASKHAALEKLGCEVIAVSTDTKFSHMAWRTSEKLLENVRYKMAADPTGKVSRYYGVYDPESGLALRGTFVINPEGVLVCAEVNFYNVGRNADELVRKMEANSYLKDHPAEACPAKWTPGEKTLTPSEKLVGKVYEALTS; this is encoded by the coding sequence ATGTCTCACGAATACGAGCATCACCACGGCCATCACCACCATCATGACGGTGGCGAATGCTGCTGCCAGGAAACCGCAAAGGTCGGCAAGCCCGTGGAGAACTTCACCATGGAAACCTACGACCCCGCCGAGGGTTTTTTCGGCGAGGTGAGCCTGGAGAAGATAAAGGCAGACAAGAAGTGGACGGTGCTGGTGTTCTACCCGGCCGACTTCACCTTCGTCTGCCCCACCGAACTCGCGGATCTGGCCTCGAAGCACGCTGCGCTTGAAAAGCTCGGCTGCGAGGTGATCGCTGTGTCCACCGACACCAAGTTCAGCCACATGGCCTGGCGCACCAGCGAGAAGCTTCTGGAGAACGTACGCTACAAGATGGCCGCCGATCCCACCGGAAAGGTCTCGCGCTATTATGGTGTCTACGATCCCGAGTCCGGGTTGGCCCTGCGCGGCACCTTCGTCATCAATCCCGAGGGCGTGCTGGTCTGCGCCGAAGTGAACTTCTACAACGTGGGCCGCAACGCAGACGAGCTGGTGCGCAAGATGGAGGCCAACAGCTACCTGAAGGACCACCCGGCCGAGGCCTGCCCGGCCAAGTGGACCCCGGGCGAAAAGACCCTCACCCCTTCCGAGAAGCTGGTGGGCAAGGTCTACGAGGCCCTGACCTCCTAG
- a CDS encoding insulinase family protein, producing the protein MSAIDAFELVHDGRIDEYSIQARLYRHKRTGAELLSLSCPDENKVFGVSFRTPPADSTGLPHILEHSVLCGSRKYPVKEPFVELLKSSLQTFLNAFTYPDKTCYPVASANLADFHNLVDVYLDAVFHPRIPEEIFGQEGWHYHPKDGGLVFKGVVYNEMKGAYSSPESLLSDQSQRQVFPDVTYGVDSGGDPAHIPSLTYEQFKDFHRRYYHPSNAKFFFYGDDDPASRLEILEEYLKDYDALGIDSEVGLQPRFTEPRRIEAPYACAKPQEGGPAPKAYFTLNWLLPEVRDMEEVLALSVLEHALIGLPGSPLRRALIGSGLGEDLAGGGLETELRQMYFSIGLKGVDPENLPKAEALVLDTLKAVHAAGIDRDAVEAALNTIEFRLRENNTGSFPRGLSLMLRALTTWLHGGDPLAPIRFQAPLDALKAKLVNGSEPLTALLREHFLDNSHRVCVNLLPDPEMSERLVAEEKARLDSAQAALTESGRKKAIDLAARIETFQETPDAPEALAAIPKLHLKDLPTQNKAIPGQWRDGAVFFHDLPTNGVIYLELGFDLAGVSPELLPLVPLFGRALFEMGTDREDFAAFLNRAARKTGGVGREVSLSAVKDAGPGRASSRLILSGKATPDRTGEFLEILCDSMTRANLADETRFKEMLFEAKARAERRIAPSGHVYASRRLKARFHRAALAEERLSGLTGVESLRAWAADFDRSWPWLRDGLQELRNQVLRRDNLQVNVTLDAKNYEAFEPRLGGMLSSLAAGGYSPQDWPSLALPEREGLSAPVQVNFVAQGRDLNELGYTPHGSMLVACRYLRNAYLWERVRVRGGAYGSFCSFDRWSGVLAMLSYRDPNIVKTLDAFAEAGEFLSRLDIPAEELERAIIGTVGDIDSYLLPDAQGHASMARHWAGDSDEARQEVRRQVMNTTLDDLRRAGEVMTKAMHGAPVVVLGSEEGLKDAGKTLKGLEINRAM; encoded by the coding sequence ATGTCCGCCATAGACGCCTTCGAACTCGTGCACGACGGCCGCATCGACGAATATTCCATCCAGGCCCGGCTCTACCGCCACAAGCGCACCGGGGCCGAACTGCTCTCCCTGAGCTGTCCGGACGAAAACAAGGTTTTCGGGGTGAGCTTCCGCACCCCCCCGGCGGACTCCACCGGCCTGCCCCACATCCTCGAGCACTCCGTGCTTTGCGGGTCGCGCAAGTATCCGGTGAAGGAGCCCTTCGTGGAGCTGCTCAAGAGCTCCCTCCAGACCTTCCTCAACGCCTTCACCTATCCCGACAAGACCTGCTATCCCGTGGCCAGCGCCAACCTGGCCGACTTCCACAACCTCGTGGACGTCTACCTGGACGCGGTCTTCCACCCGCGCATCCCGGAAGAAATCTTCGGGCAGGAGGGCTGGCACTACCATCCCAAGGACGGCGGACTCGTCTTCAAGGGGGTGGTCTATAACGAGATGAAGGGCGCCTATTCCTCGCCCGAAAGCCTGCTCTCGGACCAGTCCCAGCGCCAGGTGTTCCCCGACGTGACCTACGGCGTCGATTCCGGCGGCGATCCGGCCCATATCCCGAGCCTCACCTACGAGCAGTTCAAGGATTTCCATCGCCGCTACTATCATCCCTCCAACGCCAAGTTCTTCTTCTATGGCGACGACGACCCGGCCTCCCGGCTGGAGATCCTGGAGGAATACCTCAAGGATTACGACGCGCTGGGCATCGACTCCGAGGTGGGCCTTCAGCCCAGGTTCACCGAGCCCCGCCGGATCGAGGCTCCTTACGCCTGCGCCAAGCCCCAGGAGGGCGGCCCTGCCCCCAAAGCCTACTTCACCCTCAACTGGCTGCTGCCCGAAGTGCGCGACATGGAGGAGGTCCTGGCCCTCTCGGTGCTCGAGCACGCCCTCATCGGCCTGCCGGGCTCGCCCCTGCGCCGGGCCCTCATCGGCTCGGGCCTGGGCGAGGACCTGGCCGGCGGCGGTCTCGAGACCGAACTGCGCCAGATGTACTTCTCCATAGGCCTGAAGGGCGTGGACCCCGAAAACCTCCCCAAGGCCGAAGCCCTGGTGCTGGACACCCTCAAGGCCGTCCATGCGGCGGGCATCGACCGCGACGCCGTGGAGGCCGCCCTCAACACCATCGAGTTCCGCCTGCGAGAGAACAACACCGGCTCCTTCCCTCGCGGCCTTTCGCTCATGCTCCGCGCCCTGACCACCTGGCTGCACGGCGGAGACCCCCTGGCCCCCATCCGCTTCCAGGCCCCCCTGGACGCCCTCAAGGCCAAGCTCGTCAACGGCTCAGAGCCGCTCACGGCCCTTCTGCGCGAGCATTTCCTGGACAACTCCCACCGGGTGTGCGTGAACCTGCTGCCCGATCCGGAGATGTCCGAACGACTGGTGGCCGAGGAAAAGGCCCGGCTGGATTCGGCCCAGGCCGCGCTCACTGAATCCGGGCGCAAGAAGGCCATCGATCTTGCCGCGCGCATCGAGACCTTCCAGGAGACCCCGGACGCACCCGAGGCCCTGGCCGCGATCCCCAAGCTGCACCTGAAGGACCTGCCCACGCAAAACAAGGCCATCCCCGGCCAGTGGCGCGACGGCGCGGTCTTCTTCCACGATCTGCCCACCAACGGGGTCATCTATCTGGAGCTTGGATTCGACCTGGCCGGCGTGAGTCCGGAGCTTCTGCCCCTGGTGCCGCTCTTCGGCCGCGCTCTCTTCGAGATGGGCACGGACCGCGAGGACTTCGCCGCCTTCTTGAACCGTGCCGCCCGCAAGACCGGCGGCGTCGGGCGCGAGGTGTCGCTGTCGGCCGTGAAGGACGCTGGGCCGGGCCGCGCCTCCTCCAGGCTCATCCTCTCGGGCAAGGCCACCCCGGACCGCACCGGCGAGTTCCTGGAAATCCTGTGCGACTCCATGACCCGGGCGAACCTTGCCGACGAGACCCGCTTCAAGGAGATGCTCTTCGAGGCCAAGGCCCGCGCCGAGCGCCGCATCGCCCCGTCCGGGCACGTCTATGCGTCGCGCAGGCTCAAGGCCCGTTTCCACCGCGCCGCCCTGGCCGAGGAGCGCCTTTCCGGCCTCACCGGCGTCGAGTCGCTGCGCGCCTGGGCCGCGGATTTCGACCGTTCCTGGCCCTGGCTCAGGGACGGGCTCCAGGAACTGCGCAATCAGGTGCTCCGGCGCGACAACCTCCAGGTGAACGTCACCCTGGACGCCAAGAACTACGAAGCCTTCGAGCCCAGGCTCGGCGGCATGCTCTCCTCGCTGGCCGCCGGGGGCTATTCCCCGCAGGATTGGCCGAGCCTCGCGCTTCCCGAGCGCGAAGGCCTGTCCGCGCCGGTGCAGGTGAACTTCGTGGCCCAGGGCCGCGACCTGAACGAACTCGGCTACACCCCTCATGGCTCCATGCTGGTGGCCTGCCGCTACCTGCGCAACGCCTACCTCTGGGAGCGCGTGCGCGTGCGCGGCGGTGCCTACGGGTCCTTCTGCTCCTTCGACCGCTGGTCGGGGGTGCTGGCCATGCTCTCCTACCGCGACCCCAACATCGTGAAGACATTGGACGCCTTCGCCGAGGCCGGGGAGTTCCTGTCCAGGCTGGACATTCCCGCCGAGGAACTGGAACGCGCCATCATCGGCACCGTGGGCGACATCGATTCCTACCTGCTGCCCGACGCCCAGGGACACGCCTCCATGGCCCGGCACTGGGCCGGGGACTCCGACGAGGCCCGCCAGGAGGTACGCCGCCAGGTCATGAACACCACCCTGGACGACCTGCGCCGCGCGGGTGAGGTGATGACCAAGGCCATGCACGGCGCGCCCGTGGTGGTGCTGGGCTCCGAGGAGGGGCTGAAGGACGCGGGCAAGACGCTGAAGGGCCTGGAGATAAACAGGGCCATGTAA
- a CDS encoding NAD(P)/FAD-dependent oxidoreductase: MTGYDVIIAGGGPAGSAAAAVLAAAGARTLVLDRAVFPRDKLCAGLLTWKTVRTLERVFGVPVAALEAAGVVNHKSSYYRIRHREASLSEGALVYPFHFVNRRVFDVWCLERARLAGAEVVEGEGVAWADPARAVVRTTGGREFSGKLLIGADGALSTVRSHCGIDQERWRKGQGMGLELYLPREWLGGVKGLHEDVTADFPTIYSGFIDAGYCWSFPHRDRVIVGICGLYRNKPAGMIRQCLEEFLAFLGIPKDHGLPVKAHPLPYGNWLKKPYAGRTLLAGDAGGLVEPFFGEGIHYALRTGELAARACLEGLGKSADPCGVYTAALEKEIFPELTWAKHLRDALYWFVRTGLILPVRAFLGGGGTRLQEMVHGMRSFKLLRKLV; this comes from the coding sequence ATGACAGGCTATGATGTGATCATTGCGGGCGGCGGCCCGGCAGGTTCGGCGGCCGCGGCGGTGCTGGCGGCGGCCGGGGCCAGGACGCTGGTGCTGGACAGGGCTGTTTTCCCGCGAGACAAGCTGTGCGCCGGGCTCCTGACCTGGAAGACCGTGCGCACCCTGGAGCGGGTGTTCGGCGTGCCCGTGGCCGCGCTGGAGGCGGCCGGGGTGGTCAACCACAAGAGCTCCTACTACCGCATCCGCCACCGGGAGGCGTCGCTTTCCGAGGGCGCGCTGGTCTATCCGTTCCATTTCGTGAACCGCCGCGTGTTCGACGTCTGGTGCCTGGAGCGCGCCCGCTTGGCCGGGGCCGAGGTGGTCGAAGGCGAGGGCGTGGCCTGGGCCGATCCGGCTCGGGCCGTGGTGCGCACAACAGGCGGGCGGGAGTTTTCCGGAAAACTGCTCATCGGGGCGGACGGGGCGCTCAGCACCGTGCGCTCGCACTGCGGCATCGACCAGGAGCGCTGGCGCAAGGGCCAGGGCATGGGCCTGGAACTGTACCTTCCGCGTGAATGGCTGGGCGGGGTGAAGGGGCTGCACGAGGACGTGACGGCCGATTTCCCCACCATTTATTCCGGGTTCATCGACGCGGGATACTGCTGGAGCTTCCCCCACCGCGACAGGGTGATCGTGGGCATCTGCGGCCTGTACCGCAACAAGCCCGCGGGCATGATCCGGCAGTGCCTGGAAGAGTTCCTGGCGTTCCTGGGGATTCCCAAGGATCATGGCCTGCCCGTGAAGGCCCATCCGCTGCCCTACGGAAACTGGCTCAAAAAGCCCTACGCCGGGCGGACGCTCCTGGCCGGGGACGCGGGCGGGCTGGTGGAGCCGTTTTTCGGCGAGGGCATTCATTACGCCCTGCGCACCGGGGAGCTGGCCGCGCGGGCCTGCCTGGAGGGCCTGGGCAAAAGCGCCGACCCCTGCGGCGTGTACACGGCCGCGCTTGAGAAGGAGATCTTTCCGGAACTCACCTGGGCCAAGCACCTGCGGGACGCGCTGTACTGGTTCGTGCGCACGGGCCTTATCCTGCCGGTGCGGGCGTTCCTGGGCGGCGGCGGGACCAGGCTGCAGGAGATGGTGCACGGCATGCGCTCGTTCAAGCTCCTGCGCAAGCTGGTTTGA
- a CDS encoding YceI family protein, producing the protein MAHVKSIAAANLKQWLDEGRNLAVVDVLPPEYFAATHIPGAVNHCVYQVVFLSEMEAAFPDKARPIVVYSASHHCHGAQDAAEKLLDAGYEDVTACQDGLAGWKAAGLPLEGDAPEPLSPSDLGSGDFSRMADPAASRIEWIGRSRNGRNSGTVPISQGELRFKDGRLVYGFFELDLTRLANENIPDPSLAAVLIAHLQSRDFFLVDVFPTARFETTHVTTMVGVGNGEANFDVEGQLTLRGVTRDLRFPATVERLDDGRLAAEAHFDLDRTCWGASYGSGRLFEKLGMHLVHDIISIQLRVVTQAV; encoded by the coding sequence ATGGCCCACGTGAAAAGCATTGCCGCCGCCAACCTCAAGCAGTGGCTGGACGAGGGGCGGAACCTGGCCGTCGTCGATGTGCTCCCCCCCGAATATTTCGCCGCTACGCACATACCGGGCGCGGTAAACCACTGCGTCTACCAGGTGGTCTTCCTGTCCGAGATGGAGGCCGCCTTCCCTGACAAAGCCCGCCCCATCGTGGTCTACAGCGCCTCGCACCACTGCCACGGGGCCCAAGACGCTGCCGAGAAGCTCCTGGACGCGGGATACGAAGACGTCACCGCCTGCCAGGACGGGCTGGCCGGCTGGAAGGCGGCCGGGCTCCCCTTGGAAGGAGACGCGCCGGAGCCGCTGTCACCCTCGGACCTGGGCTCGGGCGACTTCTCGCGCATGGCCGACCCCGCAGCCAGCCGCATTGAGTGGATCGGGCGCAGCCGCAACGGCCGCAACTCCGGAACCGTCCCCATTTCCCAGGGAGAACTGCGCTTCAAGGACGGCCGCCTGGTATACGGTTTCTTCGAACTGGACCTGACGAGGCTCGCCAACGAGAACATCCCGGACCCATCCTTGGCGGCGGTGCTGATCGCGCACCTGCAGTCCCGCGACTTCTTCCTGGTGGACGTGTTCCCCACCGCCCGCTTCGAGACCACCCACGTGACCACCATGGTGGGCGTGGGCAACGGCGAGGCCAACTTCGATGTAGAGGGCCAGCTGACGCTTCGCGGCGTCACGCGCGATCTCCGCTTTCCTGCCACTGTGGAGCGCCTGGACGACGGCCGCCTGGCGGCCGAGGCCCACTTCGACCTGGACCGCACCTGCTGGGGGGCGAGCTACGGATCGGGCCGCCTTTTCGAGAAGCTCGGCATGCATCTGGTGCACGACATCATAAGCATCCAGCTGCGTGTGGTGACGCAGGCGGTGTGA
- a CDS encoding LysM peptidoglycan-binding domain-containing protein — protein MVKPIIAALTLSLTLTGCGLLGGDKPEPAPVAQVNPEPAPPPPPPPPPPLTHTVKKGESVAVIAKKFGVPAGELMAANKLANAKAIKAGMVLTIPGKTAEPATPKPVSGKEPAQENEPKAAKGSKGDPYGVEAATAPTKGKGKKGGKFVDDDATYEKVKTDFHEYARKWLEKSTALAQNTKDRKEVKMEDGRYVASYSVILPDTMQTEVKRVQYDDTPYVGHITYQVEVHRTYGPTPQAATAATNEEVKQESMREIFSYSGQKRAWR, from the coding sequence ATGGTCAAACCCATCATAGCAGCCCTGACGTTAAGCCTTACGCTCACGGGATGCGGCCTGCTGGGCGGGGACAAACCCGAGCCCGCGCCGGTGGCACAAGTCAACCCGGAACCGGCTCCCCCCCCGCCGCCGCCCCCGCCGCCGCCCCTGACCCACACGGTCAAAAAGGGTGAAAGCGTGGCGGTCATCGCCAAGAAGTTCGGCGTCCCCGCCGGCGAACTCATGGCCGCCAACAAGCTGGCCAACGCCAAGGCCATCAAGGCAGGCATGGTGCTGACCATCCCGGGCAAGACCGCCGAGCCTGCCACCCCCAAGCCGGTGAGCGGAAAGGAACCGGCCCAGGAGAACGAACCCAAGGCAGCCAAGGGTTCCAAGGGCGATCCTTACGGAGTCGAGGCCGCCACCGCGCCCACCAAGGGCAAAGGGAAGAAGGGCGGCAAGTTCGTGGACGACGACGCCACCTACGAGAAGGTCAAGACGGATTTCCACGAATACGCCCGCAAGTGGCTGGAGAAATCCACCGCCCTGGCCCAGAACACCAAGGACCGCAAGGAAGTGAAGATGGAAGACGGCCGCTACGTGGCCAGCTACTCCGTCATCCTCCCGGACACCATGCAGACCGAAGTCAAGCGCGTGCAGTACGACGACACCCCGTATGTGGGGCACATCACCTATCAGGTGGAGGTGCACCGCACCTATGGCCCCACTCCTCAGGCCGCGACCGCTGCCACGAACGAGGAGGTCAAGCAGGAGTCCATGCGCGAAATATTCAGCTATTCCGGGCAGAAACGCGCCTGGCGCTAA
- a CDS encoding OmpA family protein: MKKMRIIVAMLIMALVGTALPAAAKKMVPKVDNFILFVDHSSSMAFSYKGQRYVQFGGVSKIMMAKSTLVELNKLIPALPYKAGLATFAPFKEYAKVAPYDKAAMDKAIAPIKTDYEAYGRMTPMGVGLQDLDKVIGGLSGKTAVIILSDGDSNLGVDPVGVAKQMQAKYGDKICFSVISFADNKHGEMVNKEIAALSKCGCFALGEEILRNQAAREDFLKCSLYDFIDDEVVIFRSIYFDFDKYNIKKEFIPVLDEGVAIIKSKPNLAVILEGHTDSIGSEKYNMALSIRRANSVKAYFVKKGIDAGRITAVGFGKMNPRYDNKTAEGRKMNRRVEIKFKSN, encoded by the coding sequence ATGAAGAAAATGCGCATCATCGTGGCCATGCTGATCATGGCCCTGGTCGGCACGGCTCTTCCGGCCGCTGCCAAGAAAATGGTTCCGAAGGTGGACAACTTCATCCTGTTCGTCGACCACTCCAGCTCCATGGCGTTTTCCTACAAGGGACAGCGTTATGTGCAGTTCGGCGGAGTGTCCAAGATCATGATGGCCAAATCCACCCTGGTGGAACTGAACAAACTCATCCCCGCCCTGCCCTACAAGGCCGGCCTGGCTACCTTCGCTCCCTTCAAGGAGTACGCCAAGGTCGCTCCTTACGACAAGGCCGCCATGGACAAGGCCATCGCCCCCATCAAGACCGACTATGAAGCCTACGGCCGCATGACCCCCATGGGTGTTGGCCTGCAGGACCTCGACAAGGTCATCGGTGGGCTGTCCGGCAAGACCGCCGTCATCATCCTCTCCGACGGCGACTCCAACCTGGGCGTGGATCCCGTCGGCGTGGCCAAGCAGATGCAGGCCAAGTACGGCGACAAGATCTGCTTCAGCGTGATCAGCTTCGCCGACAACAAGCACGGCGAGATGGTCAACAAGGAAATCGCCGCCCTGTCCAAGTGCGGCTGCTTCGCCCTGGGCGAAGAGATCCTGCGCAACCAGGCCGCTCGTGAAGACTTCCTGAAGTGCTCCCTGTACGACTTCATCGACGACGAAGTGGTGATCTTCCGCTCCATCTACTTCGACTTCGACAAGTACAACATCAAGAAGGAATTCATCCCGGTTCTTGACGAAGGCGTCGCCATCATCAAGTCCAAGCCCAACCTGGCCGTGATCCTCGAGGGCCACACCGACTCCATCGGCTCCGAGAAGTACAACATGGCCCTGTCCATCCGCCGCGCCAACAGCGTGAAGGCCTACTTCGTGAAGAAGGGCATCGACGCCGGCCGCATCACCGCCGTGGGCTTCGGCAAGATGAACCCCCGCTACGACAACAAGACCGCTGAAGGCCGCAAGATGAACCGTCGCGTGGAGATCAAGTTCAAGTCGAACTAG
- a CDS encoding TetR/AcrR family transcriptional regulator produces MKQDTKKAIIEAAAPLIYRQGFHRTGLKEILDAAGVPKGSFYFYFKSKEDFGLAVIDHYLENLLATRSHVLADGAPPLERLRAVFAGRRDQREMNGCEGGCPLGNLAQEMSDLSPRMREHLQGALASIAKVFAQLLAQARDRGDLPQDFDPDQTAGFILDAWEGALLRMKTEKSVAPLDRFIHFVFNKILV; encoded by the coding sequence GTGAAGCAGGACACCAAAAAAGCCATCATCGAGGCGGCCGCGCCGCTCATCTACCGCCAGGGGTTCCACCGCACCGGCCTCAAGGAGATCCTGGACGCGGCCGGAGTTCCCAAGGGATCGTTCTACTTCTATTTCAAGTCCAAGGAGGACTTCGGGCTGGCGGTCATCGACCACTATCTCGAAAACCTGCTGGCCACGCGCAGCCATGTCCTGGCCGACGGCGCCCCGCCCCTGGAGCGGCTCCGGGCCGTGTTCGCGGGCAGGCGCGACCAGCGCGAGATGAACGGTTGCGAGGGCGGCTGCCCGCTCGGCAACCTGGCCCAGGAGATGAGCGACCTCTCGCCGCGCATGCGAGAGCATCTGCAAGGCGCGCTCGCAAGCATAGCTAAAGTGTTCGCGCAGCTGCTCGCCCAGGCCCGCGACCGGGGCGATCTCCCCCAGGACTTCGACCCCGACCAGACCGCCGGGTTCATCCTGGACGCCTGGGAGGGCGCGCTTCTTCGCATGAAGACCGAAAAGAGCGTGGCCCCCCTGGACCGCTTCATCCACTTCGTTTTCAACAAGATTCTCGTCTAG
- the sppA gene encoding signal peptide peptidase SppA, which produces MPSSNETNPPKGFRQRHPVLFTFGVLLMAMALSVGAMAFLSSASFEDEEFAFAWPDSEQIGVAYLDGTIESSARMVAFLRKLREDGAVKGVLLRVNSGGGGFGPSQEIFRAVKKLAEKKPVVASFGSVAASGGYYAACPAKVIYALPGSITGSIGVRSMFPNVREASERLGFSFNSFTTGKLKDAGSPFREMTGEDKAYLQELITDLRDIFVADVAQSRNLSPDAINSLQGKAMTAANALTIGLVDKMGGQEDALEELKKLAGVSKKHPRLVRGPKKETSRFEEFFGRMGAAFVHGMTASESGLDLRAE; this is translated from the coding sequence ATGCCCAGCAGTAACGAGACCAACCCGCCGAAGGGTTTCAGGCAGCGCCACCCGGTGCTGTTCACCTTCGGCGTGCTTTTGATGGCCATGGCCCTCTCTGTGGGGGCCATGGCCTTTCTTTCTTCGGCCTCCTTCGAGGACGAGGAGTTCGCCTTCGCGTGGCCCGACTCCGAGCAGATCGGCGTGGCCTACCTGGACGGGACCATCGAATCCTCTGCGCGCATGGTGGCTTTTCTGCGCAAGCTGCGCGAGGACGGCGCCGTCAAGGGAGTGCTCCTGCGCGTGAACTCCGGCGGCGGCGGCTTCGGCCCCTCCCAGGAGATCTTCCGGGCCGTGAAGAAGCTGGCCGAGAAAAAGCCCGTGGTGGCGTCCTTCGGCTCCGTGGCCGCCAGCGGCGGCTACTACGCCGCCTGCCCGGCCAAGGTCATCTACGCCCTGCCCGGCTCCATCACCGGCTCCATCGGCGTGCGCAGCATGTTCCCCAACGTGCGCGAGGCGTCCGAGCGCCTGGGCTTCTCCTTCAACAGCTTCACCACCGGCAAGCTCAAGGACGCGGGCTCCCCCTTCCGGGAGATGACCGGCGAGGACAAGGCCTACCTCCAGGAACTCATCACCGATCTGCGCGACATCTTCGTGGCCGACGTGGCCCAGTCCCGCAACTTGAGCCCCGACGCCATCAACTCCCTGCAGGGCAAGGCCATGACCGCGGCCAACGCCCTCACCATCGGGCTGGTGGACAAGATGGGCGGCCAGGAAGACGCCCTGGAGGAACTCAAGAAGCTCGCCGGGGTCTCCAAGAAGCATCCCAGGCTGGTGCGCGGCCCCAAAAAGGAGACCTCGCGCTTCGAGGAATTCTTCGGCCGCATGGGCGCAGCCTTTGTCCACGGCATGACTGCCTCCGAGTCCGGCCTTGATCTGCGCGCCGAATAA
- a CDS encoding diguanylate cyclase: protein MNNLSVLIVEDDAPSRLGLTLALETKVCQVIQADNGVTGLEYYRRLSPDVIITDIRMPCMDGLSMIRGVRDTGGDPFVIVASGYGEEGFYLDAIELGVNLFIKKPYHAEDIFSGLHRASGEIGKRKHDAYRRALSDGLLANVPNCHLLTDGNHVLYFNDPQQILPRQASERQELGPYLRGNFTLALRHGMAQSSLPQSILPWLARHAGREFILAGIASPKHSHPARYLLRIDQVCLHDEELHLLTFTDISRIESERTRFYQLAGRDFLTGVGNRQAFETELSREMGRAKRYGSDLCLVMLDIDDFKAVNDLFGHQTGDSVLVSLARTISTCVRVTDIVCRFGGEEFMVVMPQTSLDGALSGARKLGETIAAQDFGINRQLTVSIGVAQYQDDEASQTLIRRVDNALYEAKNAGKNRVIIAQGIPFSCAEN from the coding sequence TTGAACAATCTCAGTGTGTTAATCGTCGAGGACGACGCCCCTTCGCGTCTCGGCCTCACCCTGGCCCTGGAGACCAAAGTCTGCCAGGTCATTCAGGCGGATAACGGCGTCACCGGCCTGGAATACTACCGGCGGCTCTCGCCCGACGTCATCATCACCGACATCCGCATGCCCTGCATGGACGGCCTGTCCATGATCCGCGGCGTTCGCGACACCGGCGGCGACCCCTTCGTCATCGTCGCCTCGGGCTACGGCGAGGAAGGGTTCTACCTCGACGCCATCGAACTCGGGGTGAACCTTTTCATCAAGAAGCCCTACCACGCCGAGGACATTTTCAGCGGCCTCCATCGCGCCTCGGGCGAGATCGGCAAGCGCAAGCACGACGCCTACCGCAGGGCGCTCTCCGACGGCCTGCTGGCCAACGTGCCCAACTGCCACCTGCTCACCGACGGCAACCATGTCCTCTACTTCAACGATCCCCAGCAGATCCTGCCCCGCCAGGCGTCCGAACGCCAGGAACTCGGCCCCTACCTGCGCGGGAATTTCACCCTGGCCCTGCGCCACGGCATGGCCCAGTCCTCCCTGCCGCAGAGCATCCTGCCGTGGCTTGCCCGCCATGCCGGACGCGAATTCATCCTGGCCGGCATCGCCTCCCCCAAGCACAGCCACCCGGCCCGCTACCTCCTCAGGATCGATCAGGTCTGCCTGCACGACGAGGAGCTGCACCTGCTCACCTTCACCGACATCTCCAGGATCGAATCCGAACGGACCCGCTTCTACCAACTGGCCGGGCGCGACTTCCTCACCGGCGTCGGCAACCGCCAGGCGTTCGAGACGGAATTGTCCCGCGAGATGGGGCGGGCCAAGCGCTACGGATCCGACCTGTGCCTGGTCATGCTGGACATCGATGACTTCAAGGCCGTCAACGACCTGTTCGGACACCAGACCGGAGACTCCGTGCTGGTGTCCCTGGCGCGGACCATCTCTACCTGCGTGCGCGTGACGGACATCGTCTGCCGCTTCGGCGGCGAAGAATTCATGGTCGTCATGCCGCAGACCTCCCTGGACGGCGCCCTCAGCGGGGCCCGCAAACTGGGCGAAACCATCGCTGCGCAGGATTTCGGCATCAACCGGCAGCTGACCGTCAGCATCGGCGTCGCCCAGTACCAGGACGACGAAGCCAGCCAGACCCTGATCCGCAGGGTGGACAACGCCCTCTACGAAGCCAAGAACGCCGGGAAGAACCGGGTGATCATCGCCCAGGGAATTCCGTTCTCCTGCGCCGAGAATTGA